One Panicum virgatum strain AP13 chromosome 3N, P.virgatum_v5, whole genome shotgun sequence DNA segment encodes these proteins:
- the LOC120664417 gene encoding TATA-binding protein-associated factor BTAF1-like isoform X4, whose translation MDEDNLEYSENGRWPFQQFVDQLIHDMFDPIWEVRHGTIMALREILTHQGACAGVYFPDLSLPSAILDGKTNFEFLKRAHNIDLNDDHVDHLEPVFKRHKKEQNPSESMYMDYDKEMFNDGHSKTEANLSNVPTLSTGELSSAHVKVEPDFCVDDSTDPAKEDSSCKPVHGKLNSTSNPMSHMHAPENSKFMKLMKLAKYSYMKNWEFLQDCAIRFLCVLSLDRFGDYVSDQVVAPVRETCAQALGAVLKYMHPSLVCHTLNILLQMQRRQEWEVRHGSLLGIKYLVAVRQEMLKYLLDYIIHACKAGLEDPDDDVRAVAAEALIPAADSLVRLNDQMLHSIVMLLWDILLDLDDLSPSTSSVMNLLAEIYSQPEMVPKMLGTATSGEMGEFDLNKLTQTAEQEGRLTSSENPYGLATLTPRLWPFMRHSITSVRRSAIRTLEKLLEVGNSRSLSGTVPSKFWPTSILGDALQVVFQNLLLESNDEILQSSERAWKLLLQCPEKDLEYAAKLYFSNWVQLAATPFGSALDSTKMFLPVALPRGSRSRAAAKIRSANLEHECTRMISFGSTGESTSHEKHFDVPSSISKIIVGADSDKSVTHTRVLTSMALGLFASKLPVGSWQFVLSPLANDLMSLSGVQRQVASMVIVSWFKDLRGRDPVSVGTLLAFLSSVKEWLLDLLTCSDPALPTKDSVLPYSELSRTYTKMRNEANNLLHSIDSCPVFKDYINGSNLNVDVLGVDDAINFASKLFLPSESDLPSESERIVLNNIESAKQGLLSTSGYLKCVQNNLHVTVCSLVASAVVWMSGLPSKLNPVILPLMAAIKREQEEVLQDKAADALAELICSCVGRKPGPNDKLTKNLCTLTCTDASETPQAAIINSMQVVEDQNLLSIGKRFSSHRSRGHTVSGSEERSKMEGFISRRGSELAFKHLCEKFGPSLFEKLPKLWDCLTEFLKPVKTEDGPKDDTSIAQLGRSYEDKDPQSLINNIQVVRSITPHLAEPLRPQLLSLLPCILGCVRHPHVAVRLAAARCITSMAKSLADDVMVLVIENVIPMLSDLSSVCARQGAGMLLSLLVQGLAVELVPYAPFLVVPLLKCMSDPDGSVRQTVTHSFAVLVPLLPLSKGASLPGGLSERLSSSAEDVQFLEQLLDNSQIDDFKLNIDLSVELRRYQQEGINWLAFLRRFKLHGILCDDMGLGKTLQASAIVASDIAESRARNDEKDPTSLIICPSTLVAHWEYEIEKYIDSSIMKPLQYVGSSQDRVTLRSQFDKFNVIITSYDIIRKDIDFLGNIPWNYCVLDEGHIIKNSRSKITSAVKQLKAQHRLILSGTPIQNNVLELWSLFDFLMPGFLGTEKQFQATYGKPLLAAKDSKCSAKDAEAGILAMEALHKQVMPFLLRRTKDEVLSDLPEKIIQDRYCDLSLLQLKLYDKFSSSNAKEEISTIVKANESEESAPQPKATRHVFQSLQYLLKLCSHPLLVTGENPPDHLVDLLKEIGVGSGGELHELHHSPKLVALQEILQECGIGSEISSPDASTAIGQHRVLIFAQHKAFLDIIEKDLFQSHMKSVTYLRLDGSVEAEKRFEIVKAFNSDPTIDVLLLTTHVGGLGLNLTSADTLVFMEHDWNPMKDLQAMDRAHRLGQRKVVNVHRLIMRGTLEEKVMSLQRFKVSVANAVINAENSSLKTMNTDQLLDLFTSTPASRKASVLPRGLSSDQSKDPKKSGGKGLKSILNGLDELWDQSQYADEYDLNQFLAKLNG comes from the exons ATGGATGAAGACAATCTGGAGTACAGTGAAAATGGGAGATGGCCTTTTCAACAATTTGTGGATCAGCTTATTCATGATATGTTTGACCCTA TTTGGGAAGTTCGCCATGGTACAATTATGGCTTTAAGGGAAATTTTGACACATCAAGGTGCTTGTGCTGGAGTATATTTTCCTGATCTGAGCTTGCCTTCTGCTATTTTGGATGGTAAGACCAACTTTGAGTTCCTTAAAAGGGCTCATAATATTGATCTAAACGATGATCATGTGGATCACCTCGAGCCAGTGTTTAAGAGGCATAAGAAAGAGCAAAATCCTTCTGAATCTATGTATATGGACTATGATAAGGAGATGTTTAACGACGGTCATTCAAAAACAGAGGCAAATCTGAGCAATGTGCCTACTTTATCAACTGGTGAATTAAGTTCTGCTCATGTAAAAGTCGAGCCTGATTTCTGTGTTGATGATTCAACCGACCCTGCTAAAGAGGATTCATCATGTAAGCCAGTACATGGAAAACTCAACTCCACATCAAATCCAATGTCTCATATGCATGCTccagaaaattcaaaattcatgaAACTGATGAAATTAGCCAAATATTCTTATATGAAGAATTGGGAATTTCTTCAGGATTGTGCAATTCGCTTCCTTTGTGTACTTTCACTGGATCG CTTTGGTGATTATGTATCAGATCAAGTGGTGGCCCCAGTTCGTGAAACATGTGCTCAAGCTCTTGGTGCTGTGCTGAAGTACATGCACCCTTCTTTAGTATGTCATACACTGAATATcttgctgcaaatgcag CGCAGACAAGAGTGGGAAGTTCGTCATGGGAGTCTCCTTGGCATTAAATACTTGGTTGCTGTTCGGCAG GAAATGCTTAAATATTTGCTTGACTATATCATTCATGCTTGTAAAGCTGGTCTGGAGGATCCTGATGATGATGTCCGAGCAGTGGCTGCTGAAGCCCTGATCCCAGCTGCTGACTCTTTAGTTAGGCTGAATGATCAAATGCTGCATTCAATCGTGATGTTGCTTTGGGATATATTGCTTGACCTTGATGATCTAAGCCCATCTACGAGCAG TGTAATGAACTTGTTAGCAGAAATATATTCGCAGCCAGAGATGGTCCCAAAGATGCTCGGCACAGCAACTTCAGGGGAAATGGGAGAATTTGATCTAAACAAATTAACTCAGACTGCTGAGCAAGAAGGGAGATTGACATCTAGTGAGAACCCTTACGGTCTAGCCACACTGACACCCCGTCTGTGGCCCTTTATGAGACATAGTATTACTTCAGTTCGGCGTTCTGCCATACGTACACTG GAGAAGCTTCTTGAAGTTGGGAACAGTAGGAGTTTATCTGGAACTGTCCCTTCTAAATTCTGGCCAACCTCAATATTAGGAGATGCACTGCAGGTTGTCTTCCAGAACCTACTTTTGGAGTCAAATGATGAAATTCTTCAGTCCTCTGAAAGGGCTTGGAAACTTCTACTTCAG TGCCCTGAGAAGGACCTTGAATATGCTGCGAAGCTATATTTTAGTAATTGGGTACAACTTGCTGCCACTCCATTTGGCTCAGCATTGGATTCAACAAAAATGTTTTTACCAGTTGCCCTTCCCCGAGGAAGTCGTTCAAGAGCTGCTGCAAAGATCAGATCTGCTAATCTAGAGCATGAGTGCACAAGAATGATCTCGTTTGGTTCCACAGGGGAAAGTACTTCTCATGAAAAACATTTTGATGTTCCCTCAAGTATTTCTAAGATAATTGTTGGTGCTGATTCTGACAAATCTGTTACTCATACACGAGTTCTTACATCAATGGCACTTGGGCTTTTTGCATCTAAGTTGCCTGTAGGCTCATGGCAATTTGTTCTAAGTCCACTAGCAAATGATCTCATGTCTCTCTCAGGAGTTCAGAGACAG GTGGCTTCAATGGTTATCGTTTCTTGGTTTAAGGATCTGAGAGGTAGAGATCCTGTATCAGTGGGTACATTACTAGCTTTCCTATCTTCCGTGAAAGAGTGGTTACTGGACTTGTTGACCTGCTCCGATCCAGCATTACCTACAAAGGATTCTGTGCTTCCATATTCTGAACTTTCAAGGACATACACGAAGATGCGCAATGAAGCCAATAATTTGCTTCACTCAATTGATTCTTGTCCTGTTTTCAAAGATTATATTAATGGCTCAAACCTTAATGTTGATGTGCTGGGTGTTGATGATGCTATTAACTTTGCATCAAAGCTTTTTTTACCATCGGAATCTGATCTTCCTTCAGAAAGTGAAAGAATTGTCCTGAATAACATAGAATCAGCAAAACAAGGTCTATTGTCTACGTCAGGTTACTTGAAATGTGTTCAG AATAATTTGCATGTGACGGTTTGTTCTTTAGTGGCTTCTGCTGTAGTCTGGATGTCAGGTTTGCCTAGTAAGTTGAACCCAGTCATTTTACCTTTAATGGCTGCCATAAAAAGAGAACAG GAAGAAGTACTTCAAGATAAAGCTGCTGATGCACTTGCCGAGCTCATTTGTAGCTGTGTTGGCCGCAAGCCTGGCCCCAATGACAAGCTAACCAAGAATCTCTGCACATTGACATGCACTGATGCTAGTGAGACACCGCAAGCTGCAATAATTAACTCAATGCAGGTTGTTGAGGACCAGAATTTACTGTCAATTGGAAAGCGTTTTAGCAGTCATAGGTCCAGGGGTCATACGGTTTCTGGTAGTGAAGAAAGGTCAAAAATGGAGGGCTTTATTAGCCGCCGTGGATCAGAGTTAGCTTTCAAGCATCTCTGTGAGAAATTTGGACCGTCATTGTTTGAAAAACTTCCCAAATTATGGGATTGCCTTACTGAGTTTCTTAAACCAGTAAAAACCGAAGATGGTCCAAAAGATGATACGAGTATTGCACAGCTGGGCAGATCGTACGAGGATAAGGATCCACAGTCACTCATAAATAATATCCAG GTCGTTCGTTCAATTACGCCTCACTTGGCTGAGCCCTTAAGGCCTCAACTGCTAAGTCTCCTTCCCTgtattcttgggtgtgttcgtcATCCTCATGTGGCTGTTAGACTAGCTGCTGCAAGGTGCATCACATCCATGGCAAAGTCATTGGCTGATGATGTGATGGTTCTGGTGATAGAGAATGTCATTCCGATGTTGTCTGATCTATCTTCTGTTTGTGCAAGACAAGGGGCTGGGATGCTTTTGAGCCTTCTTGTTCAGGGTTTGGCTGTGGAGTTGGTTCCTTATGCTCCGTTCCTTGTTGTTCCACTTCTGAAGTGTATGAGTGACCCAGATGGTTCTGTTAGGCAGACTGTGACTCACAGTTTTGCTGTTCTCGTTCCTTTGCTGCCATTATCAAAGGGTGCTTCATTACCAGGTGGACTAAGTGAACGCTTATCTAGCAGTGCTGAAGATGTGCAGTTTCTGGAACAGCTCCTCGACAACTCCCAAATTGATGATTTCAAGCTCAACATCGATCTTAGTGTTGAATTGCGAAG GTATCAGCAAGAAGGGATCAACTGGCTCGCATTCCTTAGACGATTTAAGTTACATGGAATTTTGTGTGATGATATGGGGCTCGGTAAGACACTCCAAGCATCTGCTATCGTAGCAAGTGACATTGCCGAATCGCGTGCTCGGAATGATGAGAAAGATCCGACATCTTTGATAATATGCCCTTCTACATTAGTGGCCCACTGGGAATATGAAATAGAGAAGTACATAGACAGCTCTATCATGAAACCTCTTCAGTACGTTGGTTCTTCACAGGACAGAGTCACACTCCGTAGTCAATTCGATAAGTTTAATGTTATCATAACATCGTATGATATTATACGCAAGGATATTGATTTTCTTGGGAATATCCCTTGGAACTACTGTGTTCTGGATGAAGGGCACAtaatcaaaaactcaagatctAAAATCACGTCTGCTGTGAAACAGCTGAAAGCACAACACCGCCTTATCTTGAGTGGCACTCCTATCCAG AATAATGTCTTGGAGCTATGGTCTTTATTTGACTTCCTTATGCCTGGGTTTCTTGGTACAGAAAAACAA TTCCAAGCTACATATGGAAAACCATTACTAGCAGCCAAAGATTCTAAATGTTCAGCAAAGGATGCTGAAGCTGGTATTCTTGCAATGGAAGCGTTGCATAAGCAG GTCATGCCATTTCTACTGAGAAGAACAAAGGATGAAGTTTTGTCTGATCTTCCAGAGAAGATTATCCAGGATAGATATTGCGATCTGAGTCTGTTGCAGCTCAAACTTTATGACAAATTCTCGAGCTCCAATGCAAAAGAGGAGATTTCAACTATAGTGAAAGCAAATGAATCGGAGGAATCTGCACCTCAGCCAAAGGCAACTCGTCATGTGTTTCAG TCATTGCAGTACCTATTAAAACTCTGCAGCCATCCTTTACTTGTAACTGGAGAGAACCCTCCTGATCATCTTGTTGATCTTCTGAAAGAAATAGGTGTGGGGTCCGGCGGTGAGCTTCATGAGCTCCACCACTCACCTAAGCTTGTTGCTCTTCAAGAAATACTTCAGGAGTGCGGTATAGGGTCAGAAATATCAAGTCCTGATGCATCGACGGCTATTGGGCAACACAGAGTTTTGATTTTTGCTCAGCATAAG GCTTTTCTTGACATTATTGAGAAGGACCTGTTTCAATCTCATATGAAAAG TGTGACATATTTACGGCTGGATGGCTCTGTTGAAGCTGAGAAGAGATTTGAAATTGTTAAAGCATTCAATTCAGATCCAACCATTGATGTACTTCTGTTAACAACCCATG TTGGCGGGCTTGGCTTGAATTTGACATCTGCTGACACATTGGTCTTCATGGAACATGATTGGAACCCAATGAAGGATCTTCAG GCGATGGACAGAGCACACCGTTTGGGGCAAAGGAAAGTGGTGAATGTTCACCGTCTCATCATGCGTGGTACCCTTGAGGAGAAGGTGATGAGTCTCCAGAGGTTCAAGGTGTCAGTTGCCAATGCTGTCATCAATGCTGAGAACTCCAGCTTGAAGACCATGAACACTGACCAACTGCTTGATCTGTTCACATCTACCCCTGCTTCGAGAAAA GCATCGGTCCTTCCACGGGGCTTGAGTAGTGACCAGAGTAAAGATCCAAAGAAATCTGGTGGCAAAGGCTTGAAGTCCATTCTCAATGGATTGGATGAGCTTTGGGATCAGTCACAGTATGCTGACGAGTATGATCTGAACCAGTTCCTTGCGAAGCTCAACGGCTGA